From a region of the Bacteroidota bacterium genome:
- a CDS encoding T9SS type A sorting domain-containing protein gives MPRTSLVILSDPFTGNGHWTVVNTKQATNNLTANYIYGDKNIWEQIGVAIIYYRLKEVNANNTYIYSEVKALHSSESTLAKISIWPNPATDHLNILMGNSCEYQLSITDMQGKTIYIQNTNGNRQELNIEALSKGIYMLVVKDAITTQTQTYRFEKL, from the coding sequence GTGCCACGAACTAGTTTAGTAATCTTAAGCGACCCATTTACAGGCAATGGACACTGGACGGTGGTGAACACAAAACAAGCAACAAATAATTTAACAGCAAATTATATATATGGTGATAAAAATATATGGGAACAAATAGGAGTTGCAATTATATATTATCGCCTCAAAGAAGTAAATGCGAACAATACTTATATATATAGTGAAGTGAAAGCATTGCATAGCAGTGAATCTACTTTGGCTAAAATAAGTATTTGGCCAAACCCCGCCACCGACCACTTAAATATATTGATGGGCAATAGCTGCGAATATCAATTGAGCATAACCGATATGCAAGGTAAAACCATATATATACAAAACACCAACGGAAACAGACAGGAACTCAATATCGAAGCACTGTCGAAAGGTATATATATGCTGGTAGTAAAAGACGCAATTACGACACAAACTCAAACCTACAGATTCGAGAAATTATAA
- a CDS encoding T9SS type A sorting domain-containing protein: MKKIIFSIIIALFFGQKAKCQVDTLAEAKKELINILSHLDKSKIPTGMLMDRTLHPITLANFDGDSDEVISSARMSYLHSKLNEMSVNGSALISYDSMLVLANDMDKQNINPIIIYNYRFNYIKDDAFTNHSLDTSNGYLEDVVGNNVSPYAESRIFTGTPRFCSSGSDTSVSFYLGKEFLLTNNLADSSNIQIDFGDGQGYRTMALGATFTINFPNQGVFNGDIKLYDAASGVTFHTRIILHIAGKLSSLPFSPQYADIKASIAFKNLYAEGLYVYTFGKGNTSGCFKKPLIFVDGIDFGTPDRPHGATDRPCINGKCGNLGYIDIATGWYNGMVNATQTAIVSQDPRWGEFQLGPTLLEKLHNEGYDVVFLDFKDGATYMQANAMVLVELINYINANKCSKDELVVLGASMGGQVTRYALSYMEKKNMKHCVRSSVYFDSPHKGSNIPISVQLFMQYFTKYNTDNLFADAVSTYKHKLTRPAAFQLLNNSPEGTTSSNGAAYGPHQLRLDFMNDLTNNLGSYPKYIRRVAVSNGSGVGTYNGIANESTLAELKIPYSTNWLATGWAGQDNIFKGIMVGLWRSALYIPAIVFNGGAIKSEMKATSGAGSGRYRIFMGDANRWKNKLEVDWNNSINPGYENAPGGLNDAVKSFNALAGIGGNIKLQISKANFASSCFIPTNSSLALLTNDLYASAKNETQNSDYPNRSKYAFDAYYAPSSQYEYTSQLHVQMTNSNINWLIMELRRTCNQLSTLPKKVNYMDANEVSYSQTCNTYNFGTHFRHILNDIEVNSDGILQVNKYDFVNYKIAGDDWNKRDEQNFKNTSFELYTSNCGSEVSINNGGTFTIGDNNNIPNNNKGIVRISEGSNLYLNSGSHLYIYSGSTLIIEKDATLFVENNTDIYIEEGATIEIKGRLYLSNNAIFKPNGAGLVIFNNANNTFGIAANSGSTIEFKSTTNETKLEISGAITIPSQLGMFKVDGAIVVANQSSVFNIFAPVYFENATFKPSTSNINNSWKGIVFNNQTDNQIHIDHSKFYNATTALDFSSDYALSSPSFYLDEFYNNTLAMSIHDAGFTLNNCIFQDNAKALNANWITMTSTLYGCKFKNNNIGIDYRGNINALLLLKNNNIIASNVYIVSPSSNPFLVTLKCNKFTSTDINIDFASVNLSSTTLHNTSDYGGFNIFKESPLGLNNVNNLNLKAGFNDFIATSGLYINASVTNANTASSSQCNNNYFDRINGGAYPLPNGITSNTYFGKLAISYKNSINQVTSNYKLFGTLASQQNGGCQAGGGGGFAPSIAQTENNNSATFTKLYPNPTTEQLNIEMAVSENASQIQVIDMQGKMVWNAQVAAGIALYTMPVKELPAGVYMLMLSHDSKVEKLRFAKH; this comes from the coding sequence ATGAAAAAAATAATATTTAGTATAATAATCGCCCTATTCTTTGGGCAAAAAGCAAAATGCCAAGTTGATACATTGGCAGAAGCGAAAAAAGAATTAATCAATATATTATCACATTTGGACAAATCAAAAATTCCGACAGGAATGCTTATGGACAGAACCTTGCATCCCATTACATTGGCCAACTTTGATGGTGATAGCGATGAAGTTATATCATCAGCACGTATGTCTTATCTGCACTCAAAACTAAATGAAATGTCTGTAAATGGTAGTGCATTAATTTCATATGATAGTATGCTAGTACTGGCCAATGATATGGATAAGCAAAATATTAATCCCATAATTATATATAACTATAGATTCAATTATATCAAAGATGATGCGTTCACAAATCATTCACTTGATACCAGCAATGGATATTTAGAAGATGTGGTTGGAAACAATGTAAGTCCATACGCTGAAAGCCGCATTTTTACTGGCACACCGCGTTTTTGTTCTTCTGGTTCCGACACATCAGTCAGTTTTTATTTAGGAAAAGAATTTCTGCTAACAAATAATCTTGCAGATTCAAGTAATATCCAAATTGATTTTGGTGACGGGCAAGGCTATAGGACTATGGCTTTAGGTGCTACATTCACTATTAACTTTCCCAATCAAGGAGTTTTCAATGGTGATATTAAATTATATGATGCGGCCTCGGGAGTGACATTCCACACTCGTATTATATTGCATATAGCAGGAAAACTATCATCTTTACCTTTTAGTCCACAGTATGCGGATATTAAAGCTTCTATTGCTTTTAAAAACCTATATGCTGAAGGATTGTATGTATATACTTTTGGTAAAGGGAATACTTCGGGCTGCTTTAAAAAACCTCTTATTTTTGTAGATGGGATTGACTTTGGAACACCAGACAGACCTCATGGAGCAACAGACAGACCTTGCATTAATGGAAAATGTGGTAATTTAGGATATATTGATATTGCAACGGGTTGGTATAATGGGATGGTCAATGCGACGCAAACTGCAATTGTATCACAAGACCCAAGATGGGGTGAATTTCAATTAGGGCCTACTTTACTCGAAAAACTACACAATGAGGGATATGATGTTGTTTTCCTCGATTTTAAAGATGGGGCCACTTATATGCAGGCTAATGCAATGGTATTAGTAGAATTAATTAATTATATAAATGCTAATAAATGCAGTAAAGACGAATTGGTAGTGCTAGGTGCTAGCATGGGTGGGCAAGTTACAAGGTATGCATTAAGTTACATGGAAAAGAAAAATATGAAACATTGCGTTCGTTCGTCTGTATATTTTGATTCGCCGCACAAAGGATCCAATATTCCCATTAGTGTGCAATTATTTATGCAATATTTCACAAAGTATAATACTGATAATTTATTTGCGGATGCAGTGTCTACCTATAAACACAAACTAACACGACCAGCAGCATTTCAATTACTAAATAATTCACCCGAGGGGACTACAAGTTCAAATGGGGCAGCGTATGGCCCTCATCAATTGAGATTGGATTTTATGAACGATTTGACAAACAATTTAGGAAGCTATCCAAAATATATCAGGAGAGTAGCAGTTAGCAATGGAAGCGGTGTAGGAACCTATAATGGCATTGCAAACGAAAGTACATTGGCAGAGTTGAAAATACCATACTCTACTAATTGGTTAGCAACTGGTTGGGCCGGACAAGATAATATCTTTAAAGGTATAATGGTCGGACTTTGGCGTTCTGCCTTGTATATACCTGCTATAGTTTTTAATGGCGGAGCTATCAAATCAGAGATGAAAGCAACTTCAGGTGCTGGAAGTGGTAGATATAGAATATTTATGGGTGATGCAAATAGGTGGAAAAATAAATTAGAAGTTGATTGGAACAATAGTATTAATCCAGGTTATGAAAATGCACCGGGAGGATTAAACGATGCGGTTAAATCTTTCAATGCTCTTGCAGGAATTGGGGGAAATATAAAACTACAAATCTCTAAAGCAAATTTTGCAAGTAGCTGCTTTATTCCTACTAATAGTAGTTTGGCATTACTTACAAATGATCTTTACGCATCTGCTAAAAATGAAACTCAAAATTCTGATTACCCAAATCGCAGCAAATATGCATTTGATGCTTACTATGCACCCTCTAGTCAATACGAATATACTAGCCAACTTCATGTTCAGATGACCAATTCCAATATTAATTGGTTAATTATGGAACTTCGCAGAACCTGCAACCAATTATCAACATTGCCTAAAAAAGTAAATTATATGGATGCGAATGAAGTTAGTTATTCTCAGACCTGTAATACATATAATTTTGGCACTCATTTCAGACATATATTAAACGACATTGAAGTAAATTCAGATGGAATCTTGCAAGTGAACAAATATGATTTTGTTAATTATAAAATTGCTGGTGATGATTGGAATAAAAGAGACGAACAGAATTTTAAAAACACTTCTTTTGAGCTATATACATCAAATTGTGGTAGTGAAGTTTCCATAAATAACGGCGGTACCTTTACTATTGGAGACAATAACAATATTCCTAACAACAACAAAGGTATTGTTAGAATTTCAGAAGGCAGTAATCTATATTTAAATTCTGGTAGCCATTTATATATATATAGTGGAAGTACCTTAATTATAGAAAAAGATGCTACATTGTTTGTAGAAAACAATACTGATATATATATTGAAGAAGGTGCTACTATTGAGATTAAGGGACGTTTGTACTTGTCAAACAATGCCATCTTTAAACCCAACGGTGCCGGACTTGTTATATTTAACAATGCTAATAATACTTTTGGGATAGCCGCCAATAGCGGCTCAACAATTGAATTTAAAAGTACGACTAATGAAACAAAACTAGAAATAAGTGGAGCAATCACAATTCCTAGTCAATTAGGAATGTTTAAGGTGGATGGTGCCATAGTTGTAGCTAATCAATCTTCTGTTTTTAACATATTCGCTCCCGTGTATTTTGAGAATGCTACTTTCAAACCTTCAACTTCAAACATAAACAATAGCTGGAAAGGAATAGTATTTAACAATCAAACCGACAATCAAATTCATATAGATCATAGCAAATTCTATAATGCTACAACTGCTCTAGATTTCTCAAGTGATTATGCACTGTCTAGTCCATCATTCTATCTTGATGAATTCTATAACAATACCTTAGCCATGAGTATTCACGATGCTGGTTTTACGCTGAACAATTGTATATTTCAAGATAATGCAAAAGCTCTCAATGCAAATTGGATTACCATGACTTCTACATTATATGGTTGTAAGTTTAAAAATAATAATATCGGTATTGATTACCGCGGAAATATTAATGCTTTATTACTATTGAAAAATAATAATATAATAGCTTCCAATGTATATATTGTGTCACCTTCATCAAATCCATTCTTAGTGACCCTTAAGTGCAATAAGTTTACAAGTACAGATATAAATATAGATTTTGCCAGTGTAAATTTAAGTTCCACTACCTTGCACAATACTTCTGATTATGGAGGATTCAATATATTTAAAGAATCACCACTGGGATTAAATAATGTCAATAATTTAAATTTGAAGGCTGGATTTAATGACTTTATAGCAACTAGCGGTTTATACATTAATGCAAGTGTTACCAATGCCAATACTGCTTCATCATCACAATGTAACAATAATTATTTTGACAGAATAAATGGCGGTGCTTACCCATTACCTAATGGAATTACCTCGAATACCTATTTTGGTAAATTAGCTATTAGTTATAAAAATTCTATCAATCAGGTTACATCTAATTATAAGCTATTCGGCACCTTGGCGTCACAGCAAAATGGCGGATGCCAAGCAGGTGGTGGAGGTGGCTTTGCCCCAAGCATCGCACAAACAGAAAATAATAATTCCGCCACCTTTACAAAACTATACCCCAACCCTACCACCGAGCAATTGAACATCGAAATGGCTGTGAGCGAAAATGCCAGCCAAATACAGGTGATAGATATGCAAGGCAAAATGGTATGGAATGCACAAGTGGCCGCGGGAATTGCACTATATACTATGCCTGTAAAAGAACTACCCGCAGGTGTATATATGTTAATGCTAAGCCACGACAGCAAAGTGGAGAAATTGAGGTTTGCGAAGCATTAG